A segment of the Mytilus trossulus isolate FHL-02 chromosome 12, PNRI_Mtr1.1.1.hap1, whole genome shotgun sequence genome:
TAACACTGAAAACATGGATAATGTAAACATTGACCGGAGAACTGAGAATTAATATGTCTGTGATCTGTCATAGATAATTAAGTTAACAGATTAGAGATGATGACTTTACTACAATAACCATAACCGTAACCATATCTATAACCATTACCATAGTCATAACCATAACCATAACCAATATCCATATCCATTTCCATAACCATAGCCATGATAACCATTACACTAGCCATAATCATAACTATTTTAATAGCTAAAGCCACACCCATATCCATAACCATTACCATACCCCTATCTATACATAACCTTAGTCATAGCCAAGGCCCATAGCCATAACCATTACCATATAAACCATATAAACCATATCTATACATAACCTTAGTCATAGCCAAGGCCCATAGCCATAACCATTACCATACCCATATCTATACATAACCTTAGTCATAGCCAAGGCCCATAGCCATAACCATTACCATATAAACCATATAAACCATATCTATACATAACCTTAGTCATAGCCAAGGCCCATAGCCATAACCATTACCATATAAACCATATAAACCATATCTATACATAACCTTAGTCATAGCCAAGGCCCATAGCCATAACCATTACCATATAAACcatataaaccatatatatacataaccTTAGCCATAGCCAAGGCCCATAGCCATAACAAtgaaatcaatcaatcatgaatTCGACAGTGAGGGTTGGTTTTACTTCTAATAGATATTTTCCctgtttaccatgtttactttGTTGTAAAAAACAGGAATGatgataccaaagggatattaaaaaaaaatcgaaaataaactgacaaagctaTCACAcgaaaaaacagacaaacagacaaacaacagtataacttggggtttagctagctataaaaccaggttcaatccaattctacataagaaaatgcctgtaccaagtcagaaatatgtcagttgttatccattcgtttgatgtgtttgaacttttggttttgccatttgattggggactttccttttttaatgtacctcggagttcggtatttttgtgattttactttttatataatatagtgTACACAAAACCTGGGAGTATTATACTAACAGCATAATAGTCCTAGACAAAACACATCATGGTCAGTCAAACTGAGTCAATACTTAtagatttaataatttaatgtagacgaaacgtgcgtctggcgtaagtAAGTAAGATAtgactttatttaaagagggtgaCTCAATTAGCTTTCGCTAATCTACCTTGAGGCCCTCACTGAGAACAAACAGTACAAATATTACAAAGCTTGCAATTTTTAACATATTATGTAGATGCAATATTCATGCTAACTATAAATTGTCTGTAGAagaagagaaaattaaaatacaaaatcattagAATATTTGAGTGAGttgttataaatcatttacAGTCAAGAAAtctacacatttttgttaaaaagtgTCCAGGTTTTcacaacattttatttcatttggtaGTTTATTCCAAAGTATTGACGAGCTATATGCAAAAGAGTTGTTCATTGAATTTGCGTTCGGTCGTACAAcagcaaattattatttgcaGATGACATTTGATTTCTACTATGTAGGTTAACAATTGGACAACAGAGTTCCTTTAAGTAATCAGGTGCTTTATCGTTTAGAATTTTATGAACAAGAATTAGTTTATGATATGAAATTCTAGATTTGAAATTCAACCATTTTAGCtcttgaaataaatttatactagGTGCTAGTATTGGTGCATCAAGTATAATCCTTGCAGCTCTCTACTGCATTTtaagatcatttttttttataaccatcTTCAGTAGCAATTTCCCCATATTGAgcaacaaatatcaaatatgggCAGGATATAAGCATTATAAAACAGCTTCCTACTACTAATAtccaaaaatttcttaattCTAGATAGCAGTGCGATACTAGAAGTTTTTACATACATAGTCAATTTGAAATTTCCAGTCcaaatttttgtcaatatatacacCCAAAAGTTTCTGTATTTCAACGGATGTGATTGGGCTATCTTGTATAGATAAATTCATATCACTCCTAGCAAAGTCCGTTTCTTATTTGCTCCAATCAACATGGAAGTAGTTTTTAAAGGATTTATAACCATCCTATTGTTCAGACACCAATTATTGATTCATTATTTACGGTGTGCGTACTAAATagtctaaattataatcctggtacctttgattaacTATCAATAGAAAGTTCCAAGCCAGAGTGTAGGTTATTAAAGTCTTTATTGATTTTCTAAAATAGTGTTAAATAGTGTTTATTCATGTAATATGGTCATGAAATTCTACTTCTATTCAATTTTGAGTTTTTTCCGGATAAAATACGGATCTATCTCCACGTGTAAATTTGGTTCTTTAATTATATAACCGGAAATCGTTGTACTTACTCAAGTTATCGGTACGTTTTCAGTTAAGAACTTGCATTATTCTTAAATTACTAAGCTTGTTAACAACACTGATTATGACAGCAACCGAATCCGCAATCTGACGGATTATTCTCGCACTCACATAATGTAGTATTTCAGTAGAAATACTTAAAGGAATCGAATTTGTCAGGTATTCCACTAGTCAATGTATTCAACTTATTTTCAAACGGGTATTTAAAACTGTAAATCAATAACTAAATCATGAAACAAAGGTCTAAAAGAACAATggcaaaacaaatttgaattgaTAAACATGACACTGTCGCCTCCACTGTCACCAAGAAAGATATccatttaccaaaaaaaactgATTATTAAACTAAAGTTCATAGGGTCCAGTATTACTCCTAACGtatcacattaaaaaaattccGAGATCCTAAGGTCACTACGACACTACACACTACCAAACTATATTCTAAACTGATCTTGTTCTTTGAAATTGAAAGGTCAGAGGAGTTGTCATGCCGCATGTTGGATTTGACATAGTTGGTGATAAATGctcttaaaaaaaagagaaaaggaATTGGTTTTATTTTCAAGCATTGATTGCCAAACCTGCAAACCTTTTTCTGGTATTCATGGTATTTAGACACTTTGGCACTAAGACATTCTGCCAATATTcatacatgtgaacctcccgACGGGAGTACGAAACTCCCGTTTTCAGGGGTGTCCACCCGTTTAGGAGAAAAAACTcccatgtatgaaatatttcatatttaaggtggtatgggagtctaaaataaaaatgatagaatttgttcatactttgccaaaatgtagtatctgttgatacatgttaaaaaatattataaaaatgataggtcaccgtgcattttttcaagctacgggtcgtgacaaaatgacacattttgtatggattatacaggaaaaaacactattttgtgaatagaaactaaacgaaatgatagaattgtaaaataaattaggaaaatacagctttcaaacaatgctttgataatatcaaaagaaaagatagggtcaccgtacgttttttccggctaaaatacaaagtaggaaaattccatgaacaatccaacagaaaatgcactgttttagagttacctccccttaaaatgaccttttcaaaatatttaaaaacaacaaaaaataatctacacttgtacatatatttatatttataggttatattcttataaattggatcttttaaatgtaaaaacacatgaaatatctgcattcttgcatcaaattttgctaatttgatagaaaatatggaccttagattctctgttttttacaatccaagatggcgaaagacacccatacctcCTTAAAAAATTTCAGACGCCATAATTGATCATTTCTTACTACTGTACGGgtgtaattgacacctgtgttaaattttacctgtacaccaaagaagatgtataattatatggcttcacttgacagcttgggtgtcaaacatactggtaatgAACGATGTTTACCTCTGGCTAACTGCCGTTGTGTTATAAAAACGATGtgtattgggaatattgaaatacttgtttgttacttccctttgtttttcctgttttcagttattttgcttttaaaaatgtaaattgtaaaaagactataaatgattaatattttaatcaaataatccaaaaaggatgttgattaaatgaatttaaatgttttgggacgaatagaaaaatataaatttataagttGTTTTAGCAATCTTGACCTTCTTTCAAggattaaattgaagtttatattataaatctgTTAACACTAAATTAATAGGTTTAAAGTTAAAGTAAAAATcctaataaattttaataaacttgGGATTGAGAATTGTAGATGGTAATATTTATTAGATGTTATTGTGTAAGCTAAGAAGTAGCAAAACATTTAACACtgtttaaaaatctttaaaggtTTCTACAAATATGACTTTCATAATGCTTAAAAAAGCCATGCAGTACTAATGTtattgtatgttattttttaaattaatttatgatgttgcaaatatacatgtagagcttatttctttcttatttgtctataGAGTTACCAATGATAAAGAGATGGAGACATGAATACAAATCTATACAGATAAGATAAAATgcaagcagtgaacaatcatttatcaaaaacaaaacaaaacaagtaacagattcttcttaatattttattttattcaaatagaaaggcaatagaccactttcgagttcatccgtcaccggaaaaaactcgtcaattatacgtgcctttatcaccgtcatctgtgtgtttaggggcgtcgtcacttcccttccatgttgagcgagtggttggaaaattataattctatattgtacgaattattcggcaaattgaattctgaaaatagaCCATCAACACTGCTATCaatagggaattgtcagtaagtacctacatagcaaccattatttctagtttatcctgcacaaagacgatcactaagacgcttgatgaacgtaaatagagcagggatacaggcgagcccctctatctggtaaatgacgtcataaaggcgtgcataattgacgagtttttgccggtgacggatgaactcgaaagtggtatATAAGGGTACTATaaacatattacaatttgatggaaatttgaagaaaaaacacaatttctacatcatatggttacatttacgacaaaatttatgtcgataaaaaacCTCCTGATCTGAGTACTAATCTCctgaccaaaatttccaaatctcctgatctgagtttcacagtccatcacatgtatgaatatttgggaaaaaaaacaattcagcACAGCTATTATATGATTAAAATGTACTGTGAAATATGCAAATAACAACTAGCATTGTAGATCAGAGATACGAAACTAAGTTTATTGTTGGATGGTAGCTTTAAACAGGCGGCTTAGTAATCAGTTAAAATCAAAAGAGACGAGTCCCCTTAGTATGGAAAGTCCCTGGCACAGCTGTAAGCAATGGGTGCATATAAAGCATGTTAAATGATACCCTTGACCATCTGTCTTTCTGTATTTCTAATGGTCCCATTTTTTTCAGTGACACAAAAATTGAAGGCAGCTTTATCATATGAGGTAAATGTGGAGATGAAATATGAGTGAAATCAAACTTATTAAAGATGCGGAGTCCTTGTCCACATCCACTGATTTGAATATGTATTTAGAGAACTCAATGGATGTAGTACGAACGAACATTGGGACCAAACACATTGTAAAAAAACTGGACGATGATGAGAAGTTAGGCCTGTTAAATGTGCGGGCTTTCTTCTTCCTTATACTCTGGTATATATTCAGTGCCTTCACATTGTTCTTAAACAAGTATATTCTAACATCACTGAAAGGAGATCCAGCAGTCCTAGgtatgtatattataatttaacccccccctttttttctctctccaaaaaaagggacataactttTCAAAACTAAAGGAATGTAAGtgattttcataattgtatttttaacaGATAATCAGGTAATAATTTGtctaatatgaatattttaaaagcatGTATGAAACACATTTGTCCTGAAATATCTTCTACTGGATTTTAAGCAAGCTAATGTCAATACTGTAGAgatataaattttattcatttgtgaGTTATTTACCTCCCTTGGCAATATTTGTAGAAGCAACTAATATTTAATACATAGATTTGacaaagacaaaacaaattCAGAAATGATTCTTTTTAGTCTTTGAGTATAATCTATTAGAaatctattaaaataaaaattgaggtgatgtggtatgatatgCTAAACCCATTTTAAATGACATAGATTTAAGCCCTAagaaattgtcaattttataattttgatatttttataaacatgcaTGTCATACTGATAAATGATTTCACTATTTAGGTGCCATGCAGATGGTGATGACCACAATATTTGGGTTTCTACAGATGTATCTACCATTGGGGTTTTATAAACCTGTGGTGAGAGAGGGTAAACCTTCTCATTTCTGGAAAAACATGATATTAGTTGGTTGTATGAGGTAACTAATATAGAAAATTGTTAAGAGAAaaagtttgttatttatatacattgtataagtTTTATTCAAGAATAAGATAGGAAAACAGATTCAGATCACATTTCAAGAAATGTATACTgtttattcagaaattattgtgaggtttttattattgcaaaaaatgagacagagttgtaaacataataatttaaactctcatttttaaatactttatgtaaatttaacaggattttgcTCAACATCGTAAAAATTATAATCActtttaagtctaaaatgacaaaatcgcaaaaaTGCAATACGAAATAAGGAGCATTGGTGTGTTTGCAATGAGATTACCATGGGCCAAAGTCTTAAGTCTAAGTGTGAAACATATCCAGGTCACCATAGGGTCTTTTAAAATGAGCAAAAGCCATACAGAACAAAATTAATTGAGCTACATCAGGCCCCTGGTTAACAAAATGTAGAACAAGTCAAAAGAGAATACCAATAGCAAATTACATTCAAGAAAAACAGTTTCTAGCAGATAGCAACCAACAACAAAACGCAAGCTCATACAGTTTACTTTCTCCTGCTTTTGGACATACACTACGCAAGCTCATACAGTTTACTTTCTCCTGCTTTTGGACATACACTACGCAAGCTCATACAGTTTACTTTCTCCTGCTTTTGGACATACACTACTCAAGCTCATACAGTTTACTTTCTCCTGCTTTTGGACATACACTACGCAAGCTCATACAGTTTACTTTCTCCTGCTTTTGGACATACACTACGCAAGCTCATACAGTTTACTTTCTCCTGCTTTTGGACATACACTTCGCAAGTTTGGTAGGATTAAAAATCCTTTACCTCCCACAGTTGTTTAACAGCACAAAATTACAACGAACTGTGAAAATCATTTGAATAGGGCTTGAGTTTTAGATTAGTACCAATTAATcgacttgtatttatatttcagattttcAACAGTAGTTCTAGGGCTGATAGCATTAAAGTTTGTAGCAGTATCATTTACAGAGACAGTTAAAAGTTCAGCACcattatttacatgttttatttcgtATGCTTTGATTGGAGAGTATACTGGGATGTACACATTTATGTCGCTCATTCCCATAATGAGTGGGTTGGCCCTGTGTTCTGCATATGAACTTAGTTTTAATATTAAAGGCTTTATTGCAGCCCTAGCTACCAATTTAACTGAATGGTATGTATATACAGTCTTCataattaaatcaatatatttattatgtactattgaaaattaaatgttgtaatatatttcttttgggATTGGCCTGCAGATCACTGGTAAAATGGATATAACTAGGAAATATCAAGATAAAAtagtagaatttttttttgtgaaaaaatagttaaaaaaatctgtatgttGCATTCGTTTCTTGATTAACCTTCACTCAACATGTTAAAGCCAAGTATGTATAAATAACTGAATATACgaggaaaataatttaaatagaat
Coding sequences within it:
- the LOC134693791 gene encoding solute carrier family 35 member E2A-like, with the protein product MSEIKLIKDAESLSTSTDLNMYLENSMDVVRTNIGTKHIVKKLDDDEKLGLLNVRAFFFLILWYIFSAFTLFLNKYILTSLKGDPAVLGAMQMVMTTIFGFLQMYLPLGFYKPVVREGKPSHFWKNMILVGCMRFSTVVLGLIALKFVAVSFTETVKSSAPLFTCFISYALIGEYTGMYTFMSLIPIMSGLALCSAYELSFNIKGFIAALATNLTECLQNVYSKVLISGDKYRYTPAELQFYTSLSSIAVQIPACYFMIDMSSASKTFDITMISAYIINGICFHFQSISAYVLMSYISPVTHSVANTVKRAFLIWISVILFGNPVTFLSGLGTVIVTIGVLLYTKAKEVDHNRRELIQSYPRLGETKDV